A single Verrucomicrobiaceae bacterium DNA region contains:
- a CDS encoding HNH endonuclease, translating into MTVSASIRRLVTQRAGNHCEYCCLSQTGQEALFHVDHILPEMDGGLTVMENLALACVSCSLRKGARQLAPDPQTGRLAALFHPRKQRWSAHFRWQGFRVVGTSATGRASVEALKLNRAVILAIRSEEAFFGRFPPPEHE; encoded by the coding sequence ATGACTGTCTCTGCGTCGATCCGTCGGCTAGTGACCCAGCGTGCGGGGAATCACTGCGAGTATTGCTGCTTGTCACAGACTGGGCAGGAGGCTCTGTTTCATGTCGATCACATTCTACCGGAGATGGATGGAGGGCTTACGGTGATGGAAAACCTCGCGCTCGCCTGTGTTTCATGCTCGCTTCGGAAAGGAGCCAGGCAGCTCGCGCCTGATCCCCAAACTGGGCGGCTGGCGGCTTTGTTTCATCCGCGAAAGCAAAGATGGTCCGCGCATTTTCGGTGGCAGGGTTTTCGGGTGGTCGGCACCTCAGCGACAGGGCGTGCCAGTGTCGAGGCGCTGAAACTGAACCGTGCGGTGATACTGGCGATCCGCTCCGAAGAAGCTTTTTTCGGGCGATTTCCACCTCCTGAACATGAATAG
- a CDS encoding M1 family metallopeptidase, giving the protein MLPTPNGQRIASGAAGTGYWQNTADYVIDAELDDVKRSITAKATVTYQNASPDTLDYLWVQLDQNYFAHDADMRAVPNTKRGIDPAKVSYAAVDRLLAYEEYDGALKISSLTDAAGKELHHAIVKTMMRIDLPQPLKPGGEFIFKIAWSYPINDGSRIGARTGYEFFEEDKNCIYTIAQWFPRMAAYTDYAGWMHKQFLGTGEFTLEFGDYNVRLTVPDDHIVGATGVLTNAEAVLTATQRERLVKAEKETRKPVFIITADEAKAAEKGKPKGKKTWVFKAAKVRDFAFASSRKFVWDAMAVEGTKVDGKPVMAMSLYPTVAMPLWDKYSTHAIAHTIEVYSKFTFDYPYPVAWSVNNKHVGGMEYPMICFNGPRPEKDGTYPERTKYALIGVVIHEVGHNYFPMIVNSDERQWTWMDEGLNSFVEYLAEEEWENDWKHRRDERGMVSYLRSTDRVPVMTNSESIADLGPNAYGQPTVALNILREHILGRDLFDHAYKTYSRRWMFKRPTPSDFFRSMEDASGVDLDWFWRSWFYSVDHVDVAIDEVKWMQLDSRDPAVEKKKKKQEEDELPKTLSEERNYPLPKRVDRFPELKDFYDTFDETTVLPSDKKKYESLIKELKEEKIDPKLLQTKHNFYLVELSNVGGMITPVILKVEYTDGSSEEMKLPAEIWRFDTRKASKLIFTKKEIKAITFDPRQELTDTDVENNFWPRRPVKSKFQLYKDDKAPNPMREVTKPEKAEEVKKGEEKK; this is encoded by the coding sequence ATGCTGCCGACGCCGAATGGGCAGCGCATCGCCTCGGGAGCGGCGGGGACGGGTTACTGGCAGAACACGGCGGATTATGTGATCGACGCAGAGCTGGATGATGTGAAGCGCAGCATCACCGCGAAGGCGACGGTGACCTATCAAAATGCTTCGCCGGACACGCTGGACTATCTGTGGGTGCAGCTCGATCAGAACTACTTCGCGCATGATGCGGACATGCGGGCGGTGCCGAATACGAAGCGGGGCATCGATCCGGCGAAGGTGAGCTACGCAGCGGTGGACCGGCTGCTGGCTTATGAGGAGTATGATGGCGCTTTGAAGATCAGCTCACTCACCGATGCGGCAGGCAAGGAGCTGCATCACGCAATTGTGAAGACGATGATGCGCATCGACCTGCCGCAGCCGCTGAAACCGGGTGGCGAGTTCATTTTCAAGATCGCGTGGAGCTACCCGATCAATGACGGCAGCCGCATCGGAGCTCGCACAGGCTATGAATTCTTCGAGGAGGACAAAAACTGCATCTACACCATCGCGCAGTGGTTCCCGCGCATGGCGGCCTACACGGACTACGCGGGCTGGATGCACAAGCAGTTCCTCGGCACGGGCGAGTTCACACTGGAGTTTGGTGATTACAACGTGCGGCTGACGGTGCCGGACGATCACATCGTCGGCGCGACGGGCGTGCTGACCAATGCAGAGGCCGTTTTGACCGCCACTCAGCGCGAGAGGCTGGTGAAGGCCGAAAAGGAGACGCGGAAACCCGTTTTCATCATCACGGCGGACGAGGCGAAGGCGGCGGAGAAGGGCAAACCGAAGGGCAAGAAGACCTGGGTGTTCAAAGCGGCCAAGGTGCGAGACTTTGCCTTCGCCAGCTCGCGGAAATTCGTGTGGGACGCGATGGCCGTGGAAGGCACGAAGGTGGATGGCAAACCCGTCATGGCCATGTCGCTCTACCCGACGGTGGCGATGCCGCTTTGGGACAAATACTCGACGCATGCCATCGCGCACACGATCGAGGTGTACTCGAAGTTCACCTTTGATTACCCTTATCCCGTGGCGTGGTCGGTGAATAACAAACACGTCGGCGGCATGGAATACCCGATGATCTGCTTCAACGGCCCGCGTCCGGAAAAGGATGGCACCTACCCGGAGCGCACGAAGTATGCGCTGATCGGCGTGGTGATTCACGAAGTGGGGCACAATTATTTCCCGATGATCGTGAACAGCGATGAGCGGCAGTGGACGTGGATGGACGAGGGCCTGAACAGCTTCGTCGAATATCTGGCGGAAGAAGAATGGGAGAACGACTGGAAGCATCGCCGCGATGAACGTGGCATGGTCAGCTACCTGCGCAGCACCGACCGCGTGCCGGTCATGACGAACAGCGAAAGCATCGCCGACCTCGGCCCGAACGCCTACGGCCAGCCCACCGTGGCGCTGAACATCCTGCGCGAGCACATTCTAGGCCGCGATCTCTTCGATCACGCCTACAAGACCTACTCACGCCGCTGGATGTTCAAGCGGCCGACGCCGAGTGATTTCTTCCGCAGCATGGAGGACGCGAGCGGCGTGGACCTCGATTGGTTCTGGCGCAGTTGGTTTTACAGCGTCGATCATGTCGATGTGGCCATCGACGAGGTGAAGTGGATGCAGCTCGACTCACGCGATCCGGCGGTGGAGAAGAAAAAGAAGAAGCAGGAGGAAGACGAACTGCCAAAGACGCTCAGCGAAGAGCGAAACTACCCGCTACCGAAGCGTGTGGACCGTTTTCCTGAGCTGAAGGACTTCTACGACACGTTCGACGAGACGACGGTGCTGCCGAGCGACAAAAAGAAGTACGAAAGCCTCATCAAGGAGCTCAAGGAGGAGAAAATTGATCCGAAACTGCTTCAAACGAAGCACAACTTTTACCTCGTCGAGCTCAGCAACGTCGGCGGCATGATCACGCCAGTCATTTTGAAGGTCGAATACACGGACGGCAGCTCCGAAGAGATGAAGCTCCCGGCGGAGATCTGGCGTTTCGACACGCGGAAGGCCTCGAAGCTGATCTTCACGAAAAAAGAAATCAAAGCTATCACCTTCGACCCGCGCCAGGAACTGACCGACACCGATGTGGAGAACAACTTCTGGCCGCGCCGTCCCGTGAAGAGCAAATTCCAGCTCTACAAGGACGACAAGGCCCCGAATCCGATGCGTGAGGTCACGAAGCCGGAGAAAGCGGAGGAGGTGAAGAAGGGAGAAGAGAAGAAATGA
- a CDS encoding sugar phosphate isomerase/epimerase: protein MNLGFVTAILPELDFENVLQFARHENFSSIEVMCWPVGKAERKFAGVTHIDVTTLTKTHAQDILGQCQDQGIRISALGYYPNMLDPDAETSRVAVAHFKKVIAAAPKLGLSNVNGFVGRDWTKTIDENWPRFLKIWKPIIQHAEDHGVKIGIENCPMSFTRDEWPAGKNLFTTPQIWRRAFNDIDSPNFGLNYDPSHFILQDMDPLSPLAEVKSKLFHLHAKDVKIDRKALNEVGRFDFPLKWHQPRIPGYGDIDWGKFMAELMSIGYDGPVCIEVEDDTFGKTLEGRMKALKVARNVLAPFFG from the coding sequence ATGAATCTCGGCTTCGTCACCGCCATCCTCCCCGAACTCGACTTTGAAAACGTCCTCCAGTTCGCCCGGCATGAAAACTTCTCCTCCATCGAGGTCATGTGCTGGCCCGTCGGCAAAGCAGAGCGCAAATTCGCTGGCGTCACCCACATCGACGTCACCACACTGACCAAAACACACGCACAGGACATCCTCGGTCAGTGTCAGGATCAGGGCATCCGCATCAGCGCCCTCGGCTACTACCCGAACATGCTCGATCCCGATGCAGAGACCTCCCGCGTCGCCGTCGCTCACTTCAAAAAAGTCATCGCCGCAGCGCCCAAGCTCGGCCTCAGCAACGTCAACGGCTTCGTCGGTCGTGATTGGACCAAAACCATCGATGAAAACTGGCCGCGCTTCCTCAAAATCTGGAAACCCATCATCCAACACGCCGAAGACCACGGTGTGAAGATCGGCATCGAAAACTGCCCCATGTCCTTCACACGCGACGAATGGCCCGCAGGCAAAAACCTCTTCACCACGCCGCAAATCTGGCGCCGCGCCTTCAACGACATCGATTCGCCCAATTTCGGCCTCAACTACGATCCCTCCCACTTCATCCTCCAGGACATGGACCCGCTCAGCCCGCTCGCGGAGGTCAAATCGAAGCTCTTCCACCTCCACGCCAAAGATGTGAAGATCGACCGCAAAGCCCTCAACGAAGTCGGCCGCTTCGACTTCCCGCTGAAGTGGCACCAGCCGCGCATCCCCGGCTACGGCGACATCGACTGGGGCAAATTCATGGCCGAGCTCATGAGCATCGGCTACGACGGCCCCGTCTGCATCGAAGTCGAAGACGACACCTTCGGCAAAACCCTCGAAGGCCGCATGAAGGCCCTCAAAGTCGCCCGCAACGTCCTCGCACCGTTTTTCGGCTAG
- a CDS encoding sugar phosphate isomerase/epimerase: MEPNADFLSRRAALKATIASVGLTAAAFEPARAAPAPAPDARRGSTKKYDMLKSINLWAFPYPERMTLRECLQLAKDAGFDGIELNYDLDNDLSPKHGTADYVKIRKMADEIGIQISGLCSFLFWPYPLTSNDPAKRAQGIELAGKIAQCAHDLGVENVLVVPGAVHIPWRTDHEPVANDVCDSRAREAIGQLEKQAAKLNVCLNIENIFFNGYLMTPMEMNTFVDSFHSEHVRVHFDTGNISMFQFPEHWAKVLGNRTKNVHLKEFTKKGTDFSLETFRPLLDGTTNWPAVTDALAETGYKGFLTFEYFHPYAHYPEALIWQTSDSMDRIQGRKS; this comes from the coding sequence ATGGAACCAAATGCTGATTTTCTTTCCCGTCGTGCCGCTTTGAAAGCCACCATCGCCTCCGTGGGGCTCACGGCGGCAGCGTTTGAGCCGGCGAGAGCGGCTCCGGCACCTGCGCCGGATGCGCGGCGCGGTTCGACGAAGAAGTATGACATGCTCAAGTCGATCAACCTGTGGGCGTTTCCGTATCCGGAACGCATGACGCTGCGGGAGTGCCTGCAACTCGCGAAGGACGCCGGATTCGACGGCATCGAGCTGAACTACGACCTCGACAACGACCTCTCGCCGAAACACGGCACCGCCGACTATGTGAAGATCCGCAAGATGGCCGACGAGATCGGCATTCAGATCAGCGGGCTGTGTTCCTTCCTCTTCTGGCCGTATCCGCTGACGAGTAATGACCCCGCGAAGCGTGCTCAAGGCATCGAGCTGGCCGGAAAGATAGCGCAGTGTGCGCATGACCTCGGCGTGGAGAATGTGCTCGTCGTGCCGGGAGCCGTCCACATCCCGTGGCGCACGGATCATGAGCCGGTGGCGAATGATGTGTGCGATTCGCGTGCCCGCGAGGCCATCGGCCAGCTCGAAAAGCAGGCGGCGAAACTCAACGTCTGCCTCAACATCGAAAACATCTTCTTCAACGGCTACCTCATGACGCCGATGGAGATGAACACCTTCGTGGACAGCTTCCACAGCGAACATGTGCGCGTGCATTTCGACACGGGGAACATCAGCATGTTCCAGTTCCCGGAGCACTGGGCCAAAGTGCTCGGCAACCGCACGAAGAACGTCCACCTGAAGGAGTTCACGAAAAAAGGCACCGACTTCAGCCTCGAAACCTTCCGCCCGCTGCTCGATGGCACGACGAACTGGCCCGCCGTCACCGATGCGCTCGCGGAGACCGGCTACAAAGGCTTTTTGACCTTCGAGTACTTCCATCCGTATGCCCATTACCCCGAGGCGCTAATCTGGCAGACCTCGGATTCGATGGATCGCATCCAGGGCCGCAAATCATGA